The following coding sequences lie in one Komagataeibacter sucrofermentans DSM 15973 genomic window:
- a CDS encoding (2Fe-2S)-binding protein — MPALFRRVAEKDRKTIRLFVDGHEIEALEGDTVLVALLTRIGQLRHNEFDNAPRAGFCLMGACQDCWVWTEDGTQLRACSTTAQPGMRITTTEVPWLTNL, encoded by the coding sequence ATGCCGGCTTTATTCCGACGTGTAGCCGAAAAAGACCGAAAAACCATACGCCTGTTCGTCGATGGCCATGAAATCGAGGCGCTGGAAGGCGACACCGTGCTGGTGGCCCTGCTGACACGGATCGGGCAACTGCGCCACAATGAATTCGACAATGCGCCACGGGCGGGTTTCTGCCTGATGGGGGCGTGTCAGGACTGCTGGGTATGGACCGAAGACGGCACGCAGCTACGCGCATGTTCGACAACGGCCCAGCCCGGCATGCGCATTACCACAACGGAGGTCCCATGGCTGACGAACCTGTAA
- a CDS encoding aldehyde dehydrogenase, with translation MSSSLSFDPALADIPAGHFIGGQLLAGGEQIAVHAPSSGAVVGHIPAGSADIVDQAVRRAAHVQATSGWATCAPRERARVIRQWARLVEENAGRLARLESFCSTRPIAESTAWDVPFTAEGMRFFAEYADKLGGDVAATQSDLLGMTIAEPYGVIGAIAPWNFPLVMGSWKVLPALVAGNGVVLKPSEMTPFSVVLLAQLGEQAGLPAGLFNVVQGAGSVVGAALSRHPLVGKLTFTGSTRTGIAVMQAAAQSGPKPVTLELGGKSPQVVYQDISCIDTVAARIFRAFTGNAGQVCVTGSRLIVHEKVAAPLIERIATLAGQVRPGPTWNGEAAYAPIISSSQAQRIEDIVSRACAAGAQQAVPMRRLLPDSGGVFLSPAVLTNVTMQNVAVREEIFGPVLTVQTFREEEEAMTLAEHPEYGLAAGVHTADLGRAMRAVRRLKAGTVWVNRYGRSADFVIPTGGFGGSGIGKDLGRQAVEANLRHKSVLMSFEG, from the coding sequence ATGTCGTCCTCACTGTCTTTCGATCCCGCCCTTGCTGATATTCCCGCAGGCCATTTCATTGGCGGCCAGTTGCTCGCGGGTGGGGAGCAGATTGCGGTACACGCTCCCTCAAGCGGCGCGGTGGTGGGGCATATCCCCGCAGGCAGCGCGGATATCGTCGATCAGGCCGTGCGCCGCGCAGCCCATGTGCAGGCAACAAGTGGCTGGGCCACCTGTGCCCCGCGTGAACGCGCGCGGGTGATCCGGCAGTGGGCACGGCTGGTGGAAGAAAATGCCGGGCGGCTGGCCCGACTGGAATCCTTCTGCTCCACCCGCCCCATTGCCGAGAGCACGGCATGGGATGTGCCGTTTACGGCGGAGGGGATGCGTTTCTTCGCGGAATATGCCGACAAGCTTGGCGGTGATGTGGCCGCCACCCAGTCGGACCTGCTGGGCATGACGATTGCCGAACCCTATGGCGTGATCGGCGCCATCGCGCCGTGGAATTTTCCGCTGGTCATGGGCAGCTGGAAAGTGCTGCCCGCCCTGGTGGCGGGCAATGGCGTGGTACTCAAGCCCTCGGAAATGACGCCGTTCTCCGTCGTGCTGCTGGCCCAGCTTGGCGAGCAGGCGGGCCTGCCCGCGGGGCTGTTCAATGTGGTGCAGGGGGCAGGCAGCGTGGTGGGCGCGGCGCTGTCGCGGCACCCGCTGGTGGGCAAGCTCACCTTTACCGGCTCCACCCGCACGGGCATTGCGGTCATGCAGGCGGCGGCTCAAAGCGGGCCCAAGCCGGTTACGCTGGAACTCGGTGGCAAGAGCCCGCAGGTGGTCTATCAGGACATCAGCTGCATCGACACGGTGGCCGCCCGTATCTTCCGCGCCTTTACCGGCAATGCCGGGCAGGTGTGCGTGACCGGTTCGCGCCTGATCGTGCATGAAAAGGTCGCAGCCCCCCTCATCGAGCGCATCGCCACGCTGGCAGGCCAGGTCCGCCCTGGCCCTACATGGAATGGAGAGGCGGCCTACGCCCCGATCATTTCCTCCTCCCAGGCGCAGCGGATAGAAGACATCGTCAGCCGCGCCTGTGCGGCAGGCGCGCAGCAGGCCGTGCCCATGCGCCGCCTGCTGCCCGATAGCGGCGGGGTTTTCCTCTCGCCTGCGGTGCTGACCAACGTGACCATGCAGAATGTGGCCGTGCGCGAGGAAATCTTTGGCCCGGTCCTGACCGTGCAGACCTTCAGGGAAGAAGAGGAAGCCATGACGCTGGCCGAACACCCTGAATACGGGCTGGCCGCTGGCGTGCATACCGCTGACCTCGGTCGCGCCATGCGGGCGGTCAGGCGGCTGAAGGCAGGCACGGTGTGGGTCAACCGATACGGGCGATCGGCTGATTTTGTCATTCCCACGGGCGGCTTTGGCGGTTCGGGCATTGGCAAGGACCTTGGGCGACAGGCGGTGGAGGCCAACCTGCGGCACAAAAGCGTGCTGATGTCGTTTGAGGGATAA
- a CDS encoding tartrate dehydrogenase gives MKTYKIAVLPGDGIGKEVMPPALKVLDSIGKICGIGFQYSEYDWSCETYLATGSMMPADGMDRLSQHDAILLGAVGYPTVPDHISLWGMLIPIRRDFDQYVNLRPVRLLPGIRCPLADRKPGDIDFWIVRENTEGEYSRIGGRFAEGTDAEGVVQTAVFTRHGTDRIIRYAFELAKKLDRPHVSSATKSNGLFHSMPFWDERFEKMAAQYPGTRIDSHHIDILAARFVLSPEYFDVVVGSNLFGDILSDLGPGVTGTIAVAPSANINPERRYPSMFEPVHGSAPDIAGRNIANPVGQIWAASMMLDHLGEPEAGRMVLKAIETVLANPAAPRTPDIGGKASTTQFGDAIAAALHDMR, from the coding sequence ATGAAGACATACAAGATTGCAGTCCTGCCCGGTGATGGTATTGGCAAGGAAGTCATGCCGCCTGCGCTGAAGGTGCTCGATAGCATTGGCAAGATCTGCGGCATCGGTTTCCAGTATTCCGAATATGACTGGAGCTGCGAAACCTATCTTGCGACCGGCAGCATGATGCCAGCCGATGGCATGGACCGCCTGTCGCAGCATGATGCCATCCTGCTTGGCGCGGTGGGGTATCCGACCGTGCCGGACCATATCTCGCTGTGGGGGATGCTGATTCCCATCCGGCGTGATTTTGACCAGTACGTCAATCTGCGCCCCGTCCGCCTGCTGCCCGGCATCCGCTGCCCGCTGGCTGACCGCAAGCCTGGCGACATTGATTTCTGGATCGTGCGTGAAAACACCGAGGGCGAATATTCGCGCATTGGCGGCCGTTTTGCCGAGGGCACGGATGCCGAAGGCGTGGTGCAGACCGCCGTGTTCACCCGGCACGGCACGGACCGCATCATCCGGTATGCTTTTGAACTGGCCAAGAAGCTGGACCGACCGCATGTTTCATCGGCCACGAAGTCTAACGGCCTGTTCCATTCCATGCCGTTTTGGGATGAGCGGTTCGAGAAAATGGCCGCGCAGTATCCGGGCACCCGCATCGACAGCCACCATATCGATATTCTGGCCGCGCGTTTTGTCCTCTCGCCTGAATATTTTGACGTTGTGGTAGGCAGTAACCTGTTTGGCGATATCCTGTCCGATCTCGGGCCGGGGGTGACGGGCACGATCGCGGTGGCGCCGTCCGCCAACATCAATCCCGAGCGGCGTTACCCCTCCATGTTCGAGCCCGTGCATGGGTCCGCCCCCGACATTGCCGGGCGTAACATCGCCAATCCCGTTGGTCAGATCTGGGCGGCTTCCATGATGCTCGATCATCTTGGCGAGCCGGAAGCCGGGCGCATGGTGCTCAAGGCCATCGAGACGGTTCTGGCCAACCCCGCTGCCCCCCGTACGCCCGATATTGGTGGCAAGGCCAGCACGACACAGTTCGGGGACGCCATTGCCGCAGCCCTGCACGACATGCGTTGA
- a CDS encoding amidohydrolase, whose translation MTRAACLTELTALRQDLHAHPELRFEEVRTADLVYEYLTEIGYAPVRGLATTGVVATLHGNRPGPSIILRADMDALPVHERGTHGHVSRHAGRMHACGHDGHTVMLLGAAARLAARPPEHGVIHFVFQPGEEGGAGARVMIEEGLFTRFPAEACFGLHNWPGLPAGQLAVRNGPIMAGGWRFRIRIRGRGAHAAQPHLSADPVLAGAALVQAMQQLVARRTNPLVPAVVSVCTFHAGSTDNIIPDQAELAGTIRALDRDTLERLREELVDLAAGMAQAGGVEMAVDYHSPYPVTVNAAAPTRIVGHVMRDMDADTAWPPADTDVPPSLASEDFGFMLEQRPGTYAMIGNGPSAALHAPDYDFNDNVIGRGVTYWERLARYYLAQQTRRDEVS comes from the coding sequence ATGACCCGGGCCGCATGCCTTACCGAACTGACCGCCCTGCGGCAGGATCTGCACGCCCACCCCGAACTGCGTTTCGAGGAGGTCCGCACAGCCGATCTGGTTTATGAATACCTGACCGAAATCGGCTACGCGCCCGTCCGTGGCCTTGCCACGACAGGGGTCGTGGCAACCCTGCATGGCAACCGCCCCGGCCCGTCAATCATACTGCGCGCCGACATGGATGCGCTGCCGGTGCATGAACGGGGCACGCATGGCCATGTCTCGCGTCATGCAGGCCGGATGCATGCCTGCGGGCATGACGGGCACACGGTCATGCTGCTTGGCGCCGCCGCCCGGCTGGCGGCCCGACCGCCGGAACATGGGGTGATCCATTTCGTCTTCCAGCCCGGCGAGGAAGGGGGCGCAGGCGCGCGCGTAATGATCGAGGAGGGCCTGTTCACGCGCTTTCCGGCTGAAGCGTGTTTCGGGCTGCATAACTGGCCCGGCCTGCCGGCGGGGCAGCTTGCGGTGCGTAACGGGCCGATCATGGCGGGGGGCTGGCGGTTCCGTATCCGCATCAGGGGGCGGGGCGCGCATGCGGCGCAGCCCCACCTTTCGGCCGATCCGGTTCTGGCCGGGGCGGCGCTGGTGCAAGCCATGCAGCAGCTTGTGGCGCGGCGCACGAACCCGCTGGTGCCAGCCGTGGTTTCGGTCTGTACATTCCATGCTGGCAGCACGGACAATATCATTCCCGACCAGGCGGAACTTGCAGGCACGATCCGGGCGCTGGACCGTGACACACTCGAGCGCCTGCGTGAAGAACTGGTGGATCTGGCTGCGGGCATGGCGCAGGCAGGCGGGGTTGAAATGGCGGTGGACTACCACAGCCCGTATCCTGTCACCGTCAACGCGGCAGCGCCCACGCGCATTGTGGGCCATGTGATGCGTGACATGGATGCGGATACAGCCTGGCCGCCTGCCGATACCGATGTGCCGCCCAGCCTGGCCTCGGAGGATTTCGGCTTCATGCTCGAGCAGCGTCCGGGCACTTATGCCATGATCGGCAATGGCCCGTCTGCTGCCCTGCATGCGCCGGATTATGATTTCAATGACAACGTGATTGGTCGCGGCGTGACCTACTGGGAGCGCCTGGCCCGTTATTATCTTGCGCAACAGACGCGGAGAGATGAAGTATCATGA
- a CDS encoding haloacid dehalogenase type II translates to MSLFKPKFITFDCYGTLIHFEMGETARKLYADVIAPEHMDQFVADFAGYRLDEVLGAWKPYRYVVLGAIERTCKRWNIPFDVAVANKFYDAVPTWGPWPDVTEPLRRVAKEFPLVILSNAMNSQIHSNVANIGAPFHKVLTAEDAQAYKPRMRAFEYMFDQLGCGPEDILHVSSSLRYDLMPARDLGIRNKVFVARGHEPSTPEYGYTEIRDIGGLPGVLGL, encoded by the coding sequence ATGTCCCTTTTTAAGCCCAAATTCATCACCTTCGACTGCTATGGCACGCTGATCCATTTCGAAATGGGTGAGACGGCCCGCAAGCTCTATGCCGATGTGATCGCGCCCGAGCACATGGACCAGTTCGTGGCCGACTTTGCCGGTTACCGCCTTGATGAAGTGCTTGGCGCCTGGAAGCCGTACCGTTACGTCGTGCTTGGCGCGATCGAGCGCACCTGCAAGCGCTGGAACATTCCGTTCGATGTAGCCGTGGCCAACAAGTTTTACGATGCGGTGCCGACATGGGGGCCGTGGCCCGATGTAACCGAGCCGCTGCGCCGCGTGGCCAAGGAGTTTCCGCTCGTCATTCTGTCCAATGCCATGAATTCGCAGATTCATTCCAATGTCGCGAATATCGGTGCGCCTTTCCATAAGGTGCTCACGGCGGAAGACGCGCAGGCCTACAAGCCGCGCATGCGCGCGTTTGAATACATGTTCGACCAGCTCGGCTGCGGGCCGGAAGACATCCTGCATGTCTCGTCTTCCCTGCGTTACGACCTCATGCCCGCGCGTGACCTTGGCATCCGTAACAAGGTGTTCGTGGCCCGTGGGCATGAACCTTCCACGCCGGAATACGGTTATACCGAAATCAGGGATATCGGTGGCCTTCCGGG
- a CDS encoding NAD(P)/FAD-dependent oxidoreductase, with translation MADEPVIVIGAGPAGTRAAQRLVQAGLRPVVIDENDRQGGQIYRRQPENFHRAPEKLYGTEAAKATSLHTDFDLLRPHIDYRPGTTVWGVSTEGLMTVRGQDVTIVPFSRVIIASGATDRIMPVPGWTTPGAYSLGAAQIALKAQACAIGQKPVFMGTGPLLYLVAWQYLQAGAKPAAVLDTSAVSTRMRGLRRMASRARVVANGVRYMADLARAGVRLHAGITPRAIEGSNNQVSGVAWRDSRGRLRHVSCDAVGMGYGLRSETQLADLLKCEFIFDPCFTQWRPHVDRNGHTSRPDVYLAGDGVLLRGADAAEAAGQLAACAVLRDGGHAVADTEFTQLHETLAVMNRFGRGLAEAFPWPAHLARALPDETVVCRCENITAGEIRRAAGELDAPEMNRAKALTRPGMGRCQGRMCGLAAAEILAAARNVPVREVGRLRTAAPVKPLPLNCTVKS, from the coding sequence ATGGCTGACGAACCTGTAATCGTCATCGGCGCGGGGCCGGCTGGCACGCGCGCGGCGCAACGACTGGTGCAGGCAGGCCTGCGCCCGGTTGTCATTGATGAAAACGACCGCCAGGGTGGCCAGATCTATCGCCGCCAGCCGGAAAATTTTCACCGCGCGCCCGAAAAGCTGTACGGCACCGAAGCAGCAAAGGCGACCAGCCTGCATACGGATTTCGATCTGTTGCGCCCCCATATCGACTATCGCCCCGGCACGACCGTATGGGGCGTTTCGACTGAAGGGCTCATGACCGTGCGCGGGCAGGATGTGACCATCGTGCCATTCAGCCGGGTCATTATCGCATCAGGGGCGACCGACCGGATCATGCCGGTGCCCGGCTGGACCACGCCGGGAGCCTACAGCCTTGGCGCCGCCCAGATCGCGCTGAAGGCGCAGGCCTGCGCCATCGGGCAGAAGCCGGTTTTCATGGGCACCGGCCCGCTGCTCTATCTTGTGGCCTGGCAATACCTGCAGGCGGGCGCCAAACCGGCCGCCGTGCTTGATACCAGCGCTGTCTCCACCCGCATGCGGGGCCTGCGGCGCATGGCCAGCCGGGCGCGGGTCGTGGCCAATGGCGTGCGTTACATGGCCGACCTCGCGCGTGCGGGCGTGCGCCTGCATGCCGGGATCACGCCGCGCGCCATTGAAGGCAGCAACAACCAGGTATCGGGCGTGGCATGGCGCGACAGCCGGGGCAGGCTGCGCCATGTTTCGTGCGATGCGGTCGGCATGGGCTACGGCCTGCGTTCGGAAACGCAGTTGGCCGACCTGCTGAAATGCGAATTCATTTTCGACCCCTGCTTTACCCAGTGGCGCCCGCATGTTGACCGCAATGGCCACACCAGCCGGCCCGATGTCTATCTGGCGGGCGATGGCGTGCTGCTGCGCGGGGCCGACGCGGCCGAGGCCGCAGGCCAGCTTGCCGCCTGCGCCGTGCTGCGCGATGGCGGCCATGCGGTTGCCGACACCGAATTCACGCAACTGCACGAGACGCTGGCAGTCATGAACCGCTTTGGCCGGGGCCTGGCCGAAGCGTTCCCCTGGCCTGCGCATCTGGCCCGCGCCCTGCCCGATGAAACGGTGGTTTGCCGGTGTGAAAACATAACGGCAGGCGAGATCCGCCGCGCGGCGGGCGAACTCGATGCGCCCGAGATGAACCGCGCCAAGGCCCTCACCCGCCCCGGCATGGGGCGGTGTCAGGGGCGCATGTGCGGCCTTGCCGCAGCCGAGATCCTGGCCGCGGCGCGCAATGTGCCGGTGCGCGAAGTCGGCCGCCTGCGCACGGCAGCGCCCGTCAAGCCCCTCCCCCTTAACTGCACGGTAAAATCATGA
- a CDS encoding FAD-binding oxidoreductase yields MTAYPTNRMQADVIIVGGGFMGAATAFFLRRQGLSVILLERDLVGQAASGVNFGNVRRQSRYLGQLPLANRSRDIWLNMPRLIGEDAEFVMSGHILVTTSEKDGARLEKYAVDCKPYGLDLTIMTGAQARAQFPMVGPDIRTVSYSPLDGHANPRLAAPAFGRAARRAGARVIENAEVCAITKSAEDFIVETRNGQSFQAPLLQISSGAWGRAMAASFGEDIPFAANGPQMGVTEPLPYRIEPVIGCASSVPEEGVYLRQVKRGNIVFGGGLRSVADIVAKRAPIDPLNTMRQMPHLARLVPQMARLRIIRTWSGVEGYVGDNLPIMGPSSKVPGLFFAFGFCGHGFQLGPGVGMTMAELIATGRTDIPLEPFHIKRFQ; encoded by the coding sequence ATGACCGCCTATCCGACCAACCGCATGCAGGCCGATGTGATTATTGTCGGCGGTGGCTTCATGGGGGCCGCGACGGCTTTTTTCCTGCGCAGGCAGGGGCTGTCGGTCATCCTGCTGGAGCGTGACCTGGTGGGACAGGCGGCAAGTGGCGTCAATTTTGGCAACGTGCGCCGCCAGAGCCGCTATCTGGGCCAGTTGCCGCTGGCCAACCGCTCGCGCGATATCTGGCTCAACATGCCCCGCCTGATCGGGGAAGATGCAGAGTTTGTCATGAGCGGGCACATTCTGGTCACCACCAGCGAAAAGGACGGCGCCCGGCTGGAAAAATACGCGGTTGACTGCAAGCCCTACGGCCTGGACCTGACCATCATGACCGGGGCGCAGGCGCGTGCCCAGTTCCCCATGGTCGGCCCTGATATCCGCACCGTTTCCTATTCCCCGCTCGACGGGCATGCCAATCCCCGCCTTGCCGCCCCGGCCTTCGGGCGCGCGGCGCGGCGGGCAGGCGCGCGGGTGATCGAAAACGCCGAAGTGTGCGCCATTACCAAATCGGCGGAAGACTTTATTGTCGAGACACGGAACGGGCAGTCCTTCCAGGCCCCCCTCCTCCAGATTTCAAGCGGGGCATGGGGTCGGGCGATGGCCGCCTCCTTTGGCGAGGATATTCCCTTTGCCGCCAATGGCCCGCAGATGGGGGTGACCGAACCGCTCCCCTACCGCATCGAGCCGGTCATCGGCTGCGCCTCGAGCGTGCCGGAGGAAGGCGTCTACCTGCGGCAGGTCAAGCGCGGAAATATCGTGTTTGGCGGCGGCCTGCGCAGCGTGGCGGACATCGTGGCCAAACGCGCGCCGATCGACCCGCTCAACACCATGCGCCAGATGCCCCACCTTGCCCGGCTGGTGCCACAGATGGCGCGGCTGCGCATTATCCGCACCTGGTCGGGGGTGGAAGGATATGTGGGCGACAACCTGCCCATCATGGGGCCAAGCAGCAAGGTGCCCGGCCTGTTCTTCGCCTTCGGCTTCTGCGGTCACGGCTTTCAGCTTGGCCCCGGCGTGGGCATGACCATGGCGGA